In the Choloepus didactylus isolate mChoDid1 chromosome 3, mChoDid1.pri, whole genome shotgun sequence genome, atgactggtgtccttataaggtgggtaaatttggacacagagacagagagatggccatgtgacagaagcagaaattgagttatgctgccacaagccaagggacgccaaggattgccagctgcCTACCAGAAGCTAGGGGAGAGTCATGGAACAGACTTTCCTTTTAAAAGGAAGCACGCtcctgccaatatcttgattttgaacttctagtctacagaaccatgagacaataaatttctattgtttaagccaactagccTGTGGTGCTTGGTTATAGCGGCCCTGGCAAATTAGGACACGGAGCTAACCTACTGCCCTGACAAAACAGGTATCAATGCCTTTGAAAGACTATGGAGAAAATTCCCCTTGGAATGATTATAAGAAAATCTCAATATCTGGAATGAATTCTTAAACCATGcacatttctcttttcctgatATGACTGATAAAATGGACCTGACGGAACAAATGACTGTATCTCTTGGAAAAGTGTGCTGATTATTTTGGGTTATGATTTTCTAAGTCCAAGGTGATGATAATATAATTAGTTGATAGCGATTAAAGGCTTTCAATACTTAACTCTAAAATTGGTGACATACAACCTATTTGCATACAGACTTCTGGGAAAAActctatagaaaaaaatattatcttgAAAGTTTGGAGAAAGTCTGAGCTGTGTTAAAGAAGCAATAGCTTCTGTCATTTTATTAGAACTacctcccttcccttttctatcTTGGCTGGGACCAGAAGAGGGGCTGCCAAGTTGGATTTCCAACTTTCCCCTGGACCTGCTGCCTATGGAAATTGTTACTGCAGGCATTAGAGTTAaaatttctatgtttttttttttttcaagtctaGACTTTACTTACATTCCCATTTCAGTTATGGCAAGCTTGGACTTATTTGGAACAAAACGAACTATCAAAAATAATCTCAAAGGCATTCCTGCTGAATAGTGCATCCTGAGGATaaattatgcaaaaattaaaaaaaaaaggaaaacaaaaaaccagtCAAAAAGTTTACAACATAAACTACGTCATAAGAATACTCTTcaaagagtttttattttattcttgccTACAAATAATTAGCTTATCCTTTGAGAACCTGTAACTTCCAATAACTGAATTATTTTCCTTAACAATAAGTAACTATGAAATccgatttttaaaattcttacaatCTACTAATTAAATGTGGGCTAAAAAACTTTTCTCTGAAAGTCCTTAGTTTGTATTTTACTTTCTCGTTCCCCAGCTCTTGACTTCACCTCTATCTACACACCCAAGCCAAGAAAGAAAGACACCTCTGGATCTCCGGTGAGTGGCGGCATCTCTAACGAACTGAATTCCCAACATGAGCTCGGTGAGCTTTTCAGATAGGGGAGTCTGAGGCACTGGAAAATCTTTTCTAAAAATACATCAGTCCCTGTGCCTGCGAGTTCTCACTTTCTTCACGCATGAATCAAACTGTCAAAACTACCAAAAAAAGAGATGAGGAGGCACCGCCCAACCCTCCCGGCATCCTCGCGGTTGCCAACTTCTCCCCTCCCATCTGTCTTTTGGATGGGTGCGGAAGGAGTCGCGGGTACCAGCGCGGGTACCACTGCTGCCCCATCGGGTCTGAACCACAAGGGGGCGCCCGGCTCTGCTGCCCGCGCGAGCCGAGAGGGGCGGGATGGCGTAGAAAGCGCTGGTGCCCACCTTGCTCGCAGGTGCCCTTGCTGACCTGGGTGACGGCCTTCTCCCCGCGGCTCTCGGCCCGCAGACTGGCGGCGCGCAGCTGGCACCCGCTGGGGTAGGTGGTGCCGTCGCTGCCGCACACCGGGTAGCGGCTCTTGCAGACGCACACGCCGCTCACCACCGGGCCGCCGGCTGCTGCCCCGGCTTTACCCTTCCGTCTCTTGCGGCTCTTCACGCACTCCATGCCCGGCGCGCAGTGCCCCCTGCCGGCGCCGCCGCCCCCGCACGGCTCGCCCTCGCCGCGGGCGCACACCGGGCAGCAACCACACGCATCCCGGGTCTCGCCTAGCGGGCAGCCCCGTGGGGGCAGGGGCGGGCAGACGGCCGGCTCGCAGGGGCCGCAGGCGTccgaagaggaggaagaggagaggggcaggagcaggagcagcagccCGGCGGCGCCGAGGAAGAGGGCGCGCAGCGGCGGCCGCCCCATGGCTGGGCGCATTGGCGGCAGCGGCGGGAGCGCGAGTGGGGCGGCTCGGATCGGCAGACGCCTTTAACCCGCCGCCCCGCCCGCCCGGGCCGCGAGAACCACACCCCGGGGCGGTGAGAGCGCTGCCGCCCCGCCCGCGCCATCGGCTCGGCCGCCCTCCCCGGACCGCGCGGCCCGAGTGCGCTCCTGGGGCCGGCTTTTGCCTGCAGAGTTCATCTAGCTAGCCCCGCTCAGCCCCTCTGCCAGCCGCAGTGAGAGCGGTCCCCTTAAACTCTCCTTCCTCGCCTTGCAGGTCCAGACATTTATGATTTATAATTCCTAACAACGACAACGACTTTGAAATGACCCAGTGTTTAATCTGTTAAATTCTCCATTTTGTGGTTTGGGAAGCTCTTTTAAGGACATGGCGATTTTGTGTTTTTCGTTGGCCACCTGCCCAGTGTGGTCTTGGGTGTCAGACTAAAAGGACAAATCGTGGCCAAACACGCCTCTTTCTAGAACCTTATGACTGGCTCCTCCTCCGTGGCATTAACAAAGAAAATCATGAGCTTTCTTATGGGAAGCCATATTTTGTGAGCACTTAAGTGTTAGTACTCCATTCCAGGGGAGGGTTGCGTTATTGACTTAAGTTCATACTAAATTGTTCTAGACATCCGTCTACCCTCCGGAGAACAGAAGCATAGCCAGGGGTTGCAGGGTAAGCTGGCTCCTCCGCGGCGGTACCCCTGAGGTACCCAAAGCACCCCGAACCTTCACCAGCCTTTCTGTGACGTCTTTGATGTAAAAGATAGACTAGTTCCCcaaactttctgtaaagagctcTGCAAACTCGACTTTTAAAGTCTCTTCCTCCAAGAAGATTGGATCCTTCAAACCCCTCCTATCCGAAAAATCCAAGGCAGCATTTTGGCCTTTCCTAAGCATATCCTAGAAAAGtggcacttttttttaaaaaaggtcggATGTTAACATGACCATTGTTAAAAAGCTGATGAAAAGTCCTTAGAGCT is a window encoding:
- the IGFBP7 gene encoding insulin-like growth factor-binding protein 7 — its product is MRPAMGRPPLRALFLGAAGLLLLLLPLSSSSSSDACGPCEPAVCPPLPPRGCPLGETRDACGCCPVCARGEGEPCGGGGAGRGHCAPGMECVKSRKRRKGKAGAAAGGPVVSGVCVCKSRYPVCGSDGTTYPSGCQLRAASLRAESRGEKAVTQVSKGTCEQGPSIVTPPKDIWNLTGAQVYLSCEVIGIPTPVLIWNKVRRGHYGVQRTELLPGDRDNLAIQTRGGPEKHEVTGWVLVSPLSKDDAGEYECHASNSQGQASASAKITVVDSLHEIPVKKGEGAEL